A single window of Drosophila suzukii chromosome 3, CBGP_Dsuzu_IsoJpt1.0, whole genome shotgun sequence DNA harbors:
- the CenB1A gene encoding arf-GAP with coiled-coil, ANK repeat and PH domain-containing protein 2 isoform X1 encodes MRATIEFEECLKDSPRFRQFVSKEESDIEHLEQRLEKIIKLCNVAVDSGKEYVKNQSAFAMSLWDLQQHFLDNKNAHNALGKLIHCFQEMNKFHTILLDQASRTVLKNLSVFVKDDINQVKDYKGHFLKVSEGYDNALIKNAQASKNRPQEMQEAANILSASKSCFQHTALDYVNYITLAQARKVPSILSTLLDYYQACVTYYHQGFDLCNDFDEFFKNISEDLNALRGDYQQLEKAMQNRHMSVNRYCDSNTNSTSNKIEGYLFKKKSKGFKTWCRRWFYLSDNQLVYSDLDSHCRKRSNEDSFSVMEEDLRICSVRPVNEGDRRFCFEVISPTKSHILQADSADMLSLWISALQHSIGAAIQHDSTHHSRPQSTNTPNNALPAKRRIHWEEFLKIPGNAYCCDCRSPEPRWASINLGITLCIECSGVHRSLGVHYSKVRSLTLDAWETENVKVMMELGNEVVNRIYEARIGDDCGLKKPTEHCEIGVREAWIKAKYVERRFVCGMPKPQELLASETAEVLSIDSGGVVEDGESGGSGIAKRATLSLGGTRKWAVKKLRRRQKQRPLPKTLSDDPSIYNTAKTGDELDDDDDDESINIPSMSLSISRDDLLVIGDDLALDRLETPGILGSDQESTDGESDAETPEELPFSQLDANQLLYMASVVHNLPVMCMAFALGADKVWKNPQDRQRSFLHQAVISGSVMACEFLLLNGAAIDAVDEMGYSALHISTAKGHIAQVYLLLKHKAAYDLASSDGKKALDIAVDQENADIVTLLRLTQLNDEIGPNDEYNGEDETYKNVMKDFSKLPASQTRVLRQRHDSNTLESQRSSLTNSD; translated from the exons ATGCGCGCCACCATTGAGTTCGAGGAGTGTCTGAAGGATTCGCCTAGATTCAG ACAATTTGTGTCCAAGGAGGAGAGCGACATCGAGCACTTGGAGCAGCGGCTGGAGAAAATCATCAAGCTGTGCAATGTGGCCGTGGACTCGGGCAAGGAGTATGTCAAGAACCAGAG CGCCTTTGCCATGTCCTTGTGGGATCTGCAGCAGCACTTTCTCGACAACAAGAACGCCCACAATGCGCTGGGCAAGCTGATTCACTGCTTTCAG GAGATGAACAAGTTCCACACTATCCTGTTGGATCAGGCTAGTCGCACGGTGCTGAAAAATCTTAGTGTGTTCGTCAAGGACGACATCAACCAGGTGAAGGACTACAAGGGACATTTTCTCAAGGTTTCCGAGGGCTACGACAATGCACTGATTAAGAACGCACAG GCCAGCAAAAACAGACCCCAGGAGATGCAGGAGGCTGCCAACATCCTTTCCGCCTCCAAATCGTGCTTCCAACATACCGCTCTGGATTATGTCAACTATATAACACTGGCGCAGGCTCGCAAGGTCCCCTCCATATTGTCCACG CTGTTGGATTACTATCAGGCGTGCGTGACCTATTACCACCAGGGCTTCGACCTGTGCAACGACTTTGACGAGTTCTTCAAGAACATCAGCGAGGACTTAAACGCTCTGCGCGGTGACTACCAGCAGCTGGAGAAGGCCATGCAGAATCGCCACATGAGCGTGAATCGCTACTGCGACTCGAACACCAACAGCACCTCAAACAAGATCGAGGGCTATCTGTTCAAGAAGAAGTCCAAGGGCTTCAAGACCTGGTGCCGGCGATGGTTCTACCTCAGCGACAACCAGCTCGTCTACAG TGATTTGGATTCGCATTGCAGAAAACGCAGCAACGAGGACTCGTTCTCGGTCATGGAGGAGGATCTGCGCATCTGCAGCGTGCGTCCGGTGAACGAGGGCGACCGCCGTTTCTGCTTCGAGGTCATCTCGCCGACCAA ATCCCACATCCTGCAGGCAGACTCCGCTGACATGCTGTCCCTGTGGATTTCCGCGCTGCAGCACAGTATTGGAGCAGCCATCCAGCATGATTCCACGCACCACTCGCGCCCACAATCGACGAACACTCCCAACAACGCTCTGCCCGCAAAGCGTAGAAT CCACTGGGAGGAGTTCCTGAAGATACCGGGCAACGCTTATTGCTGCGACTGCAGGAGCCCCGAACCACGCTGGGCCTCCATTAACCTCGGCATCACGTTGTGCATCGAGTGCTCCGGCGTGCACCGAAGTCTGGGTGTCCACTACAGCAAGGTGCGTTCCCTGACGCTCGACGCTTGGGAGACGGAGAACGTGAAGGTGATGATGGAGCTGGGCAACGAAGTGGTTAACCGCATCTATGAGGCACGCATCGGTGATGACTGTGGACTCAAAAAGCCCACAGAGCATTGCGAGATTGGAGTGCGCGAGGCCTGGATCAAGGCCAAGTATGTGGAGCGGCGTTTTGTGTGTGGAATGCCCAAACCGCAGGAGCTGCTGGCCAGCGAGACGGCCGAAGTACTCAGCATAGACAGTGGCGGCGTGGTGGAGGACGGTGAAAGTGGCGGTAGTGGAATAGCCAAGCGGGCCACTCTCTCGCTGGGCGGCACTCGAAAGTGGGCGGTGAAGAAGCTGCGAAGAAGGCAAAAGCAGCGACCACTGCCTAAAACCTTGAGCGACGATCCGAGCATCTATAACACAGCCAAGACGGGCGACGAGTTggacgatgacgatgatgatgagtcTATCAACATTCCCTCGATGTCACTGAGCATCTCGCGCGACGATTTGCTGGTAATTGGCGACGACCTGGCCCTGGACAGATTGGAGACGCCCGGCATTCTGGGCAGCGATCAAGAAAGCACCGACGGCGAGTCGGATGCCGAGACGCCAGAGGAACTGCCCTTCTCGCAGCTGGACGCCAACCAGTTGCTCTACATGGCCTCGGTGGTGCACAATCTGCCTGTGATGTGCATGGCCTTCGCTTTGGGTGCCGACAAGGTCTGGAAGAATCCCCAGGACCGGCAGAGGTCATTCCTGCACCAGGCCGTGATATCCGGCTCAGTGATGGCCTGCGAGTTCTTGCTGCTGAACGGAGCAGCCATCGATGCGGTGGACGAGATGGGTTACAGCGCACTACACATATCCACGGCCAAGGGTCACATAGCCCAGGTGTATCTGCTGCTGAAGCATAAGGCTGCCTACGACCTGGCCTCCAGTGACGGAAAGAAAGCCCTTGACATAGCGGTGGACCAGGAAAACGCCGACATTGTAACTCT ACTCCGATTGACACAACTGAATGACGAGATTGGACCCAACGACGAATACAACGGGGAAGATGAGACGTACAAGAATGTGATGAAGGACTTCTCAAAGTTACCCGCCAGCCAGACGAGGGTTCTGCGCCAGCGCCACGACTCAAACACCCTAGAATCGCAGCGCAGCTCTTTGACCAACTCCGACTAG
- the CenB1A gene encoding arf-GAP with coiled-coil, ANK repeat and PH domain-containing protein 2 isoform X2: MRATIEFEECLKDSPRFRQFVSKEESDIEHLEQRLEKIIKLCNVAVDSGKEYVKNQSAFAMSLWDLQQHFLDNKNAHNALGKLIHCFQEMNKFHTILLDQASRTVLKNLSVFVKDDINQVKDYKGHFLKVSEGYDNALIKNAQASKNRPQEMQEAANILSASKSCFQHTALDYVNYITLAQARKVPSILSTLLDYYQACVTYYHQGFDLCNDFDEFFKNISEDLNALRGDYQQLEKAMQNRHMSVNRYCDSNTNSTSNKIEGYLFKKKSKGFKTWCRRWFYLSDNQLVYRKRSNEDSFSVMEEDLRICSVRPVNEGDRRFCFEVISPTKSHILQADSADMLSLWISALQHSIGAAIQHDSTHHSRPQSTNTPNNALPAKRRIHWEEFLKIPGNAYCCDCRSPEPRWASINLGITLCIECSGVHRSLGVHYSKVRSLTLDAWETENVKVMMELGNEVVNRIYEARIGDDCGLKKPTEHCEIGVREAWIKAKYVERRFVCGMPKPQELLASETAEVLSIDSGGVVEDGESGGSGIAKRATLSLGGTRKWAVKKLRRRQKQRPLPKTLSDDPSIYNTAKTGDELDDDDDDESINIPSMSLSISRDDLLVIGDDLALDRLETPGILGSDQESTDGESDAETPEELPFSQLDANQLLYMASVVHNLPVMCMAFALGADKVWKNPQDRQRSFLHQAVISGSVMACEFLLLNGAAIDAVDEMGYSALHISTAKGHIAQVYLLLKHKAAYDLASSDGKKALDIAVDQENADIVTLLRLTQLNDEIGPNDEYNGEDETYKNVMKDFSKLPASQTRVLRQRHDSNTLESQRSSLTNSD; encoded by the exons ATGCGCGCCACCATTGAGTTCGAGGAGTGTCTGAAGGATTCGCCTAGATTCAG ACAATTTGTGTCCAAGGAGGAGAGCGACATCGAGCACTTGGAGCAGCGGCTGGAGAAAATCATCAAGCTGTGCAATGTGGCCGTGGACTCGGGCAAGGAGTATGTCAAGAACCAGAG CGCCTTTGCCATGTCCTTGTGGGATCTGCAGCAGCACTTTCTCGACAACAAGAACGCCCACAATGCGCTGGGCAAGCTGATTCACTGCTTTCAG GAGATGAACAAGTTCCACACTATCCTGTTGGATCAGGCTAGTCGCACGGTGCTGAAAAATCTTAGTGTGTTCGTCAAGGACGACATCAACCAGGTGAAGGACTACAAGGGACATTTTCTCAAGGTTTCCGAGGGCTACGACAATGCACTGATTAAGAACGCACAG GCCAGCAAAAACAGACCCCAGGAGATGCAGGAGGCTGCCAACATCCTTTCCGCCTCCAAATCGTGCTTCCAACATACCGCTCTGGATTATGTCAACTATATAACACTGGCGCAGGCTCGCAAGGTCCCCTCCATATTGTCCACG CTGTTGGATTACTATCAGGCGTGCGTGACCTATTACCACCAGGGCTTCGACCTGTGCAACGACTTTGACGAGTTCTTCAAGAACATCAGCGAGGACTTAAACGCTCTGCGCGGTGACTACCAGCAGCTGGAGAAGGCCATGCAGAATCGCCACATGAGCGTGAATCGCTACTGCGACTCGAACACCAACAGCACCTCAAACAAGATCGAGGGCTATCTGTTCAAGAAGAAGTCCAAGGGCTTCAAGACCTGGTGCCGGCGATGGTTCTACCTCAGCGACAACCAGCTCGTCTACAG AAAACGCAGCAACGAGGACTCGTTCTCGGTCATGGAGGAGGATCTGCGCATCTGCAGCGTGCGTCCGGTGAACGAGGGCGACCGCCGTTTCTGCTTCGAGGTCATCTCGCCGACCAA ATCCCACATCCTGCAGGCAGACTCCGCTGACATGCTGTCCCTGTGGATTTCCGCGCTGCAGCACAGTATTGGAGCAGCCATCCAGCATGATTCCACGCACCACTCGCGCCCACAATCGACGAACACTCCCAACAACGCTCTGCCCGCAAAGCGTAGAAT CCACTGGGAGGAGTTCCTGAAGATACCGGGCAACGCTTATTGCTGCGACTGCAGGAGCCCCGAACCACGCTGGGCCTCCATTAACCTCGGCATCACGTTGTGCATCGAGTGCTCCGGCGTGCACCGAAGTCTGGGTGTCCACTACAGCAAGGTGCGTTCCCTGACGCTCGACGCTTGGGAGACGGAGAACGTGAAGGTGATGATGGAGCTGGGCAACGAAGTGGTTAACCGCATCTATGAGGCACGCATCGGTGATGACTGTGGACTCAAAAAGCCCACAGAGCATTGCGAGATTGGAGTGCGCGAGGCCTGGATCAAGGCCAAGTATGTGGAGCGGCGTTTTGTGTGTGGAATGCCCAAACCGCAGGAGCTGCTGGCCAGCGAGACGGCCGAAGTACTCAGCATAGACAGTGGCGGCGTGGTGGAGGACGGTGAAAGTGGCGGTAGTGGAATAGCCAAGCGGGCCACTCTCTCGCTGGGCGGCACTCGAAAGTGGGCGGTGAAGAAGCTGCGAAGAAGGCAAAAGCAGCGACCACTGCCTAAAACCTTGAGCGACGATCCGAGCATCTATAACACAGCCAAGACGGGCGACGAGTTggacgatgacgatgatgatgagtcTATCAACATTCCCTCGATGTCACTGAGCATCTCGCGCGACGATTTGCTGGTAATTGGCGACGACCTGGCCCTGGACAGATTGGAGACGCCCGGCATTCTGGGCAGCGATCAAGAAAGCACCGACGGCGAGTCGGATGCCGAGACGCCAGAGGAACTGCCCTTCTCGCAGCTGGACGCCAACCAGTTGCTCTACATGGCCTCGGTGGTGCACAATCTGCCTGTGATGTGCATGGCCTTCGCTTTGGGTGCCGACAAGGTCTGGAAGAATCCCCAGGACCGGCAGAGGTCATTCCTGCACCAGGCCGTGATATCCGGCTCAGTGATGGCCTGCGAGTTCTTGCTGCTGAACGGAGCAGCCATCGATGCGGTGGACGAGATGGGTTACAGCGCACTACACATATCCACGGCCAAGGGTCACATAGCCCAGGTGTATCTGCTGCTGAAGCATAAGGCTGCCTACGACCTGGCCTCCAGTGACGGAAAGAAAGCCCTTGACATAGCGGTGGACCAGGAAAACGCCGACATTGTAACTCT ACTCCGATTGACACAACTGAATGACGAGATTGGACCCAACGACGAATACAACGGGGAAGATGAGACGTACAAGAATGTGATGAAGGACTTCTCAAAGTTACCCGCCAGCCAGACGAGGGTTCTGCGCCAGCGCCACGACTCAAACACCCTAGAATCGCAGCGCAGCTCTTTGACCAACTCCGACTAG
- the LOC108017374 gene encoding zinc finger and BTB domain-containing protein 17, which produces MDAPPSYPDLATLCRLCLKEHQDAYAIFEEDDTQLSIPVRLMACVALDAKATDSLPKKICQECRYQLEKSFLFRQRCQWAEKKLRKHIRLLGLGKRSRAFSKDPDDYDEDELEFEDSIAFIEAQDKVRKLEDEKWREAFKEEQATEFNKRLVKSRLELRAKLTIELRKGLAEEVRSQVREELAEEVRNQVRDELRHEVSEDMRKEQLAMLLGELEVYLTEKRAGQWEPLDGSEPDPKAQTKEDSSSSRQKLKLPPKRRLSSPSKPEVQLPMKTEKDEEFILESNSNSLGANEVNLDALELEEEVPTEDGDDFRDIKMVGSGDVVHTEDGEIYIINAEDQKQDSPPEFDQDNEITSYNIKEDGEIQFSGEKSEEIEDVVVFNLGEEMSEEQQVFNFDENVIIVEKEPLKGDEQTPVKRKRSSELVFKQSSICPQPKTGRVTDTVKSFQCHLCPVAFATQKLLTRHHNIHIKGLKSGKGGTLKCPSCSLQLSCASSLKRHMIIHTGLKPFKCTECELSFSQREVLKRHMDTHTGAKRHQCPQCSSCFAQKSNLQQHISRVHMGNSRTHKCHLCQRSFNHVSGLSRHLVTHAGVMFSCKQCGRQFNDRSAVQRHVTTMHKVKNKSADYISEPEISEIEFQSGS; this is translated from the exons ATGGACGCGCCGCCGTCGTATCCCGACTTGGCGACCCTGTGCCGCCTGTGCCTCAAGGAGCACCAGGATGCGTACGCGATCTTCGAGGAGGACGACACCCAGCTCTCGATTCCCGTGCGCTTGATGGCCTGCGTCGCCCTGGACGCCAAGGCGACGGACAGCCTGCCGAAGAAGATCTGCCAGGAGTGCCGCTACCAGCTGGAGAAGTCCTTCCTTTTCCGCCAGCGCTGCCAGTGGGCGGAGAAGAAGCTGCGCAAGCACATCCGCCTCCTGGGCCTGGGCAAACGAAGTCGGGCCTTCTCTAAGGATCCGGACGACTACGACGAGGATGAGCTGGAATTCGAGGACTCCATCGCCTTCATCGAGGCGCAGGACAAGGTGCGCAAGCTGGAGGACGAAAAGTGGCGCGAGGCTTTCAAGGAGGAGCAGGCGACGGAGTTCAACAAGCGGCTGGTCAAATCCCGCCTGGAACTCCGAGCCAAATTGACCATCGAGCTGCGCAAAGGACTCGCCGAGGAGGTGCGCAGTCAAGTGCGCGAGGAACTGGCCGAGGAGGTGCGCAACCAGGTGAGGGATGAGCTGCGCCACGAGGTTAGTGAAGACATGCGAAAGGAGCAGCTGGCCATGCTTCTGGGCGAACTGGAAGTGTACCTCACCGAAAAGCGAGCCGGTCAGTGGGAGCCCTTGGATGGCTCAGAGCCGGATCCAAAGGCACAAACTAAGGAGGACTCCTCCTCGTCTAGACAGAAGCTAAAGTTACCTCCCAAGCGGCGCCTTAGCTCACCCAGCAAGCCAGAGGTGCAACTGCCCATGAAGACGGAAAAGGACGAAGAATTCATACTGGAGTCGAACTCGAACTCCTTAGGTGCTAACGAAGTTAATCTGGACGCCCTCGAACTGGAGGAAGAAGTGCCCACGGAGGACGGGGATGACTTCAGGGACATCAAAATGGTCGGGTCAGGGGATGTGGTGCACACCGAGGACGGCGAGATCTACATTATTAATGCGGAGGATCAAAAGCAGGACTCCCCGCCTGAATTTGATCAAGACAACGAAATTACTTCCTACAACA TCAAGGAAGATGGCGAGATTCAGTTCAGTGGCGAGAAATCGGAGGAAATCGAGGACGTGGTTGTGTTTAATCTGGGCGAAGAGATGTCTGAAGAGCAACAAGTCTTTAATTTCGACGAGAATGTCATCATTGTT GAAAAGGAGCCCCTGAAAGGTGATGAGCAGACGCCCGTCAAACGAAAAAGATCGAGTGAGTTGGTGTTCAAGCAGTCCTCCATTTGCCCCCAACCAAAAACCGGGCGGGTAACGGACACAGTGAAGTCGTTCCAGTGCCATTTGTGCCCAGTGGCCTTTGCCACGCAGAAACTGCTGACGCGGCATCACAACATCCACATCAAGGGCCTGAAGAGCGGCAAAGGCGGTACGCTGAAATGTCCTAGCTGCTCGCTGCAGCTTTCCTGCGCCAGCTCCCTCAAGCGCCACATGATCATCCATACGGGCTTGAAACCCTTCAAGTGCACCGAGTGCGAACTGTCCTTCTCCCAGCGCGAAGTGCTCAAGCGTCACATGGACACCCACACGGGAGCCAAGCGCCACCAATGCCCCCAATGCTCGAGTTGCTTCGCCCAGAAGTCCAATCTGCAGCAGCACATTAGTCGCGTGCACATGGGCAACTCGCGTACGCATAAGTGCCACCTGTGCCAGCGCAGCTTTAACCACGTCTCTGGTCTCAGCCGCCACCTGGTCACCCACGCTGGCGTTATGTTCTCCTGCAAGCAGTGTGGGCGTCAGTTTAACGACCGCAGTGCTGTCCAACGTCACGTGACGACCATGCACAAGGTAAAGAACAAATCCGCCGACTACATATCTGAGCCCGAGATCAGCGAAATCGAGTTTCAGTCTGGTTCATAG
- the LOC108011015 gene encoding uncharacterized protein — protein sequence MNVCRLCLSKDANFPVFGSGTAALRIMSCTSLDIEPGDGLPQQICTPCRLRLEEMHCFRRRCQAADRRLRRHKALLRQGVKSNLGEIAEELDALQDVVGCNATACSENNAQWRLQAAQLIRAEMDAYKKDLLATCKQAVRADIELELRTELEKVILAEAKQQLRLSVLDDLFYELESYFVRKRNETAGEQVHCSESLASGSDMRISSNTQLASGQSDGFYETVAGEEPEESNDGSVVELLDDEPEPSNQPVATSTVAVPMVEINMNDPQLSHLREEFNRDAFLSNKRSPMKDVKKHEPSRKKVRFQSPKKKQDRLCRKHGSLSRRYSHTSNYEPSNCVRCRLRGADKLNSSVS from the exons ATGAATGTTTGCCGCCTGTGCCTCTCAAAGGACGCCAACTTTCCTGTTTTTGGGAGTGGCACGGCTGCTTTGAGGATTATGTCCTGCACATCGCTGGACATCGAGCCCGGTGACGGTCTGCCGCAGCAAATATGTACTCCCTGCCGTCTCCGCCTGGAGGAGATGCACTGCTTCCGTCGTCGCTGCCAGGCGGCCGACCGGCGTTTAAGGCGCCACAAGGCGTTGCTGCGGCAGGGGGTCAAATCGAATCTGGGGGAGATAGCGGAGGAACTGGATGCCCTGCAGGATGTGGTGGGATGCAATGCCACGGCCTGTTCTGAAAACAACGCCCAGTGGCGCCTGCAGGCTGCACAGCTCATTCGCGCCGAGATGGATGCATACAAAAAGGATCTTCTCGCCACCTGCAAGCAGGCTGTGCGGGCCGACATCGAACTGGAGCTCCGGACGGAACTAGAGAAGGTCATCCTGGCCGAGGCCAAGCAGCAGCTGCGGCTGAGCGTCCTGGACGACTTGTTCTACGAGCTGGAAAGCTACTTTGTGCGCAAGCGCAACGAGACTGCTGGCGAGCAGGTCCATTGTTCTGAGAGCTTGGCGTCCGGATCCGATATGAGGATTAGCTCGAACACTCAGCTGGCTTCAGGCCAGTCCGATGGCTTTTACGAAACAGTGGCCGGCGAGGAGCCAGAGGAATCCAACGATGGTAGCGTGGTGGAGCTACTGG ACGACGAGCCAGAGCCCAGCAACCAGCCAGTTGCCACTTCTACAGTCGCCGTTCCCATGGTCGAGATCAACATGAACGACCCCCAGCTAAGTCATTTGCGGGAGGAGTTCAACAGGGACGCCTTTCTGAGTAATAAAAGATCCCCCATGAAGGATGTAAAAAAACACGAGCCTTCTCGCAAGAAGGTGCGCTTCCAAAGCCCGAAGAAGAAGCAGGACAGACTCTGCCGGAAGCACGGGTCCTTATCGAGGCGGTACTCCCACACCAGTAACTACGAACCCAGCAACTGTGTGCGCTGCCGCCTCAGAGGAGCGGATAAACTGAATAGCTCAGTATCGTAG
- the hh gene encoding protein hedgehog: protein MDNSSSVPWASAASVTCLSLDAKCHSSSSKATTSSISASPEAQTMRHIAHTQRCLSRLTSMVALLLLVLPMNFTPAHSCGPGRGLGRHRARNLYPLVLKQTIPNLSEYTNSASGPVEGEIRRDSPKFKDLVPNYNRDILFRDEEGTGADRLMSKRCKEKLNVLAYSVMNEWPGIRLLVTESWDEDYQHGQESLHYEGRAVTIATSDRDQSKYGMLARLAVEAGFDWVSYVSRRHIYCSVKSDSSISSHVHGCFTPESTALLESGVQKPLGELSIGDRVLSMAANGQAVFSEVILFMDRNLEQMQSFVVLHTDGGAVLTVTPAHLVSVWQPEHQDLTFVFADRVVEQNQVLVRDAKTGELRPQRVIRVGSVRSKGVVAPLTREGTIVVNSVAASCYAVINSQSLAHWGLAPMRLLSTVEAWLPAKDQLRSSPKVVTQAEQQNGIHWYANALYKVKDYVLPQSWRHD from the exons atggatAACTCCAGCTCTGTGCCCTGGGCCAGTGCCGCCAGTGTCACCTGTCTCTCCTTGGACGCCAAATGCCACAGTTCCAGCTCTAAAGCGACCACGAGCTCCATCTCCGCATCTCCAGAAGCGCAAACGATGCGCCACATTGCGCATACGCAGCGTTGCCTCAGCAGGCTGACCTCGATGGTGGCCCTGCTGCTGCTCGTCTTGCCAATGAACTTCACCCCGGCCCACAGCTGCGGTCCTGGCCGAGGACTGGGTCGCCATAGGGCGCGCAACCTGTACCCGCTGGTCCTCAAGCAGACCATTCCCAATCTCTCCGAGTACACGAACAGTGCCTCTGGACCTGTGGAGGGCGAGATCCGTCGGGACTCGCCCAAATTCAAGGACCTGGTGCCGAACTACAACCGGGACATCCTTTTCCGCGACGAAGAGGGCACCGGAGCAGATCGCTTAATGAGCAAG CGCTGCAAGGAGAAGCTGAACGTGCTGGCCTACTCGGTGATGAACGAGTGGCCCGGCATCCGCCTGCTGGTCACCGAGAGCTGGGACGAGGACTACCAGCATGGTCAGGAGTCGCTCCACTACGAGGGTCGCGCAGTGACCATCGCCACCTCCGATCGCGACCAGTCCAAGTACGGCATGCTGGCCCGCCTGGCCGTCGAGGCCGGATTCGACTGGGTCTCCTACGTCAGCCGGCGCCACATCTACTGCTCCGTCAAGTCAG ATTCCTCGATCAGTTCCCACGTGCACGGCTGCTTCACTCCGGAGAGCACGGCGCTGCTGGAGAGTGGAGTCCAGAAGCCGCTCGGCGAGCTCTCCATCGGAGACCGAGTCCTGAGCATGGCCGCCAACGGACAGGCAGTCTTCAGCGAGGTGATCCTCTTCATGGACCGCAACCTGGAGCAGATGCAGAGCTTCGTGGTGCTGCACACGGACGGTGGGGCGGTGCTGACCGTCACGCCCGCTCACCTGGTGAGCGTTTGGCAGCCGGAACATCAGGATCTAACCTTTGTCTTCGCTGATCGCGTCGTGGAGCAGAACCAGGTGCTCGTCCGGGATGCGAAGACGGGCGAGCTGAGGCCCCAGCGCGTCATCCGGGTGGGCAGTGTCCGGAGTAAGGGCGTGGTGGCGCCCCTGACCCGCGAGGGCACCATTGTGGTCAACTCGGTGGCCGCCAGTTGCTATGCGGTGATCAACAGCCAGTCGCTGGCCCACTGGGGTCTCGCTCCCATGCGCCTCCTGTCCACGGTGGAGGCGTGGCTGCCCGCCAAGGATCAGTTGCGCAGTTCGCCGAAGGTCGTCACCCAGGCGGAGCAGCAGAATGGCATCCATTGGTACGCCAATGCCCTCTACAAGGTCAAGGACTACGTGCTGCCGCAAAGCTGGCGCCACGATTGA